ATTATCAACAAACTCACCTTTAATTGAGTATCCAGGTCCACCACTACCATTCCCACTTGGATCTCCACCTTGAATGATTGCTAAATCTTGATCAAGTCGATGAAATGTTAAACCATCATAAAATTTTGAATTTGCTAATTCTATAAAGTTTGCAACTGATTGCGGTGCTTTATTTACATATAATTCAAATTTCATTGTTCCATAACCTTTTACCTTAATAGTAGCTATTGGATTTTTTTCGTATTTGTTTGCTTCACAATCAAACTTTTCATTTGATGAACAAGAACTTAAAACTACTAGGCATAATAATACCATGCTTAATTTAATTATTTTTTTCAAAATACATTCTCCTTATCTTACAAAATATTTCTAATTCATTATAACATATTTATAACATTGCTTTAATAGCTAAAAAAATGGTAGAATTATTTGGAAAGGTTGTGAAGTAGTGAATAATGCAATAAGAGGAATTGCTTTAAATAATGCAGTTAGAATTTTAGGTATCAATAGTGTTGAGATAACAAGAGAAGTTCAACAAAAACTTGATTTAAGTCCATGTGCAAGTGCTGCTCTTGGAAGAACTATGTCAATTACTGCATTAATTGGTTTAATGCAAAAAAATGAAGATAAAGTTTTAGTTACAATTGATGGTAATGGACCAATAGGAAAAATACATACACAATATTTAGGTGATAATAAAATTAGAGGGTATGTTGATAATCCACGTGTTGAAACTGTAATTAATGAACAAAAAAAACTTGATGTCAAAAGCGTAGTTGGAACACAAGGAACATTAAGCGTAATTATTAGACAAGGACTAAAACATGATTATTATGGATCTGTTCCACTTGTAAGCGGTGAAATAAGCGAAGATTTTACATATTATTTTGCTAGTAGCGAACAAACTCCAAGTGTTGTTAGTGCTGGTGTTTTAGTTGACAAAGATGAAAGTATCATTAGTAGTGGAGCAATCATCATTCAATTATTACCTGATGCTCAAGAAAAAGATATTCAATATGTTGAATCATGCTTAGATTCTATTTCTAACTTATCAAAAAAACTTGAAAATAATATTAGTATTGAAAGTTTTATTAAAGAAATATTTCCTGACTTTGAACTTTTGGAAAGCTCAACAATGAAATATGAATGTTTATGTTCATACGATGATATGTATAGTAAAATATCAACATTATCAATTGAAGATTTAACAGAAATCAAAGATGAAGACCACGGCATTGAAACAGTTTGCCCATGGTGCAATGAGAAGTTTTGGTTTAATGAAAAAACACTAGAAGAAATTATTCAAAATAAACTAAATAGATAAAAAAAGAATCTAACGATTCTTTTTTTAGTCTTTATTTATTGAACCAAATAATTCCATTTTTTCTAAAACAGTTTCCTTAATTGCTTCTTTTCCAGGTCCAAGGTATTTTCTTGGATCATATACTTTATCATTATCATTTAAAGTTTCTCTAACTACTTTTGTAAAAGCTTGTTGACACTCCGTATTTACATTTATTTTGCATGTACCACATTCAATAGCTTTTTTTATTTGATAATCAGGTATACCACTTCCACCATGTAATACTAATGGTAAATCAGTTAAAGCAGCAATTTCAGCCATCTCATCAAATCCAAGTT
The genomic region above belongs to Bacilli bacterium PM5-9 and contains:
- a CDS encoding peptidyl-prolyl cis-trans isomerase B (cyclophilin B) (product_source=KO:K03768; cath_funfam=2.40.100.10; cleavage_site_network=SignalP-noTM; cog=COG0652; ko=KO:K03768; pfam=PF00160; superfamily=50891); translation: MKKIIKLSMVLLCLVVLSSCSSNEKFDCEANKYEKNPIATIKVKGYGTMKFELYVNKAPQSVANFIELANSKFYDGLTFHRLDQDLAIIQGGDPSGNGSGGPGYSIKGEFVDNNHCNDLMNEKGTIAMARSQENDSGGSQFYINFKNNTNIFRTGYAVFGKIIDGEDLLTKFDNTKTKEANGTNVPDKPIYIETIRVETFNQDMPEIDKIK
- a CDS encoding molecular chaperone Hsp33 (product_source=KO:K04083; cath_funfam=3.55.30.10,3.90.1280.10; cog=COG1281; ko=KO:K04083; pfam=PF01430; superfamily=118352,64397); amino-acid sequence: MNNAIRGIALNNAVRILGINSVEITREVQQKLDLSPCASAALGRTMSITALIGLMQKNEDKVLVTIDGNGPIGKIHTQYLGDNKIRGYVDNPRVETVINEQKKLDVKSVVGTQGTLSVIIRQGLKHDYYGSVPLVSGEISEDFTYYFASSEQTPSVVSAGVLVDKDESIISSGAIIIQLLPDAQEKDIQYVESCLDSISNLSKKLENNISIESFIKEIFPDFELLESSTMKYECLCSYDDMYSKISTLSIEDLTEIKDEDHGIETVCPWCNEKFWFNEKTLEEIIQNKLNR